The following proteins are encoded in a genomic region of Streptomyces sp. NBC_01723:
- a CDS encoding 2-hydroxyacid dehydrogenase, producing the protein MPNSPTHPSAPDTVLQVSPLLPALESALGERFRTVRLFELPDPDAYLRAHGGEVAAAVTSARTGVSDALMDALPRLGAIVHFGVGHETTDVVRARARGIDVSNTPDVLTDCVADLAVGALIDVVRRLSAADRYVRAGAWTAAPFPLTDRVSGRRVGILGLGRIGRAVARRLEGFGADLAYCTRTPVPGVTHRHLPSAEALAEACDALVVTVAGGRGTRGLVSAKVLDALGPGGYLVNVARGSVVDEPALVAAVTEGRIAGAALDVFADEPDVPPALLASDRVVLLPHIASATHETRAAMGDLALRNLQRFMTEGTLLTPVPDRPAH; encoded by the coding sequence TTGCCGAATTCCCCCACCCACCCCAGCGCCCCGGACACCGTCCTCCAGGTGTCCCCGCTGCTCCCCGCCCTGGAGAGTGCGCTCGGCGAGCGGTTCCGCACGGTCCGCCTCTTCGAACTCCCGGACCCCGACGCGTACCTGCGCGCGCACGGCGGCGAGGTGGCGGCCGCGGTGACGAGCGCGCGGACCGGGGTGAGCGACGCGCTGATGGACGCGTTGCCGCGCCTCGGGGCCATCGTCCACTTCGGCGTCGGCCACGAGACCACCGACGTGGTGCGCGCCCGCGCCCGGGGCATCGACGTGAGCAACACCCCGGACGTGCTCACCGACTGCGTGGCGGACCTCGCCGTCGGTGCGCTGATCGACGTCGTGCGGCGCCTGTCGGCGGCCGACCGGTACGTCCGCGCGGGGGCCTGGACGGCAGCACCCTTCCCGCTGACGGACCGGGTGAGCGGCAGGCGGGTCGGCATCCTGGGTCTCGGCCGGATCGGCCGGGCCGTCGCCCGCCGGCTCGAGGGCTTCGGCGCGGACCTCGCGTACTGCACGCGCACGCCGGTGCCCGGCGTCACCCACCGTCATCTGCCGAGTGCCGAGGCGCTGGCCGAGGCGTGCGACGCGCTCGTCGTCACCGTCGCCGGGGGCCGGGGCACCCGGGGTCTGGTCTCGGCGAAGGTCCTGGACGCGCTCGGGCCCGGGGGGTACCTGGTCAACGTCGCCCGGGGCAGCGTGGTCGACGAACCGGCGCTCGTGGCGGCGGTGACGGAGGGCCGGATCGCGGGGGCGGCGCTGGACGTCTTCGCCGACGAGCCCGACGTGCCGCCGGCGCTGCTGGCGTCGGACCGGGTGGTGCTGCTCCCCCACATCGCCAGCGCCACCCACGAGACCCGGGCGGCCATGGGCGACCTGGCGCTGCGCAACCTCCAGCGGTTCATGACCGAGGGCACCCTCCTCACACCGGTCCCGGACCGGCCGGCCCATTGA
- a CDS encoding 2-hydroxyacid dehydrogenase: MLAHRILSRFHEPLKARTEGGHEWLDACDWDAARVSGAMPEVEVFVGSGLRAEDARRAARLRLVHVVGAGYDGIALDALGPGVTVATTHHHGRSIAEHVLMSVLMLSRDVLGADRALRAGRWRNVAVDPGLPFGTTLRGRRVGIVGFGETGTEVARLCQAVGLRVRAVRRDPSAPFPDDLRPDWVGGNERLPELLAESDVVVVTVPLGPATRGLIGAAELAAMGPGSLLVNVARGPVAREEALYEALRGGTIGGAALDVWWSGPPEAPSRLPFHELPNVLMTPHHSGHTADTFAARAAEIADNIGRLRRGEPLTGVVHRGADAALVPGRPADRSTDSPTR; this comes from the coding sequence ATGCTCGCCCACCGCATCCTGAGCCGCTTCCACGAACCCCTCAAAGCCCGGACCGAGGGCGGCCACGAGTGGCTCGACGCCTGCGACTGGGACGCGGCGCGGGTCTCCGGGGCCATGCCGGAGGTGGAGGTGTTCGTCGGCTCCGGGCTGCGGGCCGAGGACGCCCGCCGGGCCGCCCGGCTGCGCCTGGTCCACGTGGTCGGCGCCGGCTACGACGGCATCGCGCTGGACGCGCTGGGCCCCGGCGTCACCGTCGCCACCACCCACCACCACGGCCGTTCCATCGCGGAGCACGTGCTGATGTCCGTCCTGATGCTCTCCCGCGACGTGCTCGGCGCCGACCGCGCCCTGCGCGCCGGGCGGTGGCGCAACGTGGCCGTGGACCCGGGGCTGCCGTTCGGGACCACGCTGCGGGGCCGCCGGGTCGGCATCGTCGGGTTCGGCGAGACGGGCACCGAGGTCGCCCGGCTGTGCCAGGCGGTGGGCCTGCGCGTGCGCGCCGTGCGGCGCGATCCGTCGGCCCCGTTCCCCGACGACCTGCGGCCGGACTGGGTCGGCGGCAACGAGCGGCTGCCCGAGCTGCTCGCCGAGTCCGACGTCGTGGTGGTCACGGTGCCGCTCGGCCCCGCCACCCGCGGTCTGATCGGCGCGGCCGAACTGGCCGCCATGGGACCCGGATCGCTGCTGGTCAACGTGGCGCGAGGGCCCGTCGCGCGGGAAGAGGCGCTCTACGAGGCGCTGCGCGGCGGCACCATCGGCGGCGCGGCGCTGGACGTGTGGTGGTCCGGCCCGCCCGAGGCGCCGAGCCGGCTGCCCTTCCACGAACTGCCCAACGTGCTCATGACCCCGCACCACTCGGGGCACACCGCCGACACCTTCGCCGCGCGTGCGGCGGAGATCGCCGACAACATCGGCCGGCTTCGCCGCGGGGAACCCCTCACCGGCGTCGTGCACCGGGGTGCCGACGCGGCCCTCGTCCCCGGCCGCCCGGCAGACCGCTCCACCGACTCTCCGACCCGTTAG
- a CDS encoding ABC transporter ATP-binding protein translates to MTTTTSAAPSGTHTPALDVDGLCVDLTTPTGTVRAVDGVSFSVHRGRTLALLGESGCGKSMTALSVVGLLDPAAEVTGGAVRVRGDDTLQMSPAERRRLAGPVLSIVFQDALTALNPVQPVGRQIGEPFRIHQKLSRRQAREKAIELMTRVGIPEPRERARSYPHQFSGGMRQRLLIAMAVALAPDVLIADEPTTALDVTVQAQIMRLLRDLQDERDMAVVLITHDLAVVAQRADDVVVMYAGTVVENGPVRDVFSAPRHPYTRGLLDSVPEDSVRGRPLPAVPGSPPELSAVPSGCVFQARCPLVRERCVRERPSLRPSGDGRAAACHFSEELDRA, encoded by the coding sequence GTGACGACCACCACCAGTGCCGCACCGTCCGGCACCCACACCCCCGCCCTCGACGTCGACGGCCTGTGCGTGGACCTGACCACGCCCACGGGGACCGTACGGGCCGTCGACGGCGTCAGCTTCAGCGTCCACCGCGGCCGCACCCTGGCCCTGCTGGGCGAGTCCGGCTGCGGCAAGTCCATGACCGCCCTCTCCGTCGTCGGACTGCTGGACCCGGCGGCGGAGGTGACCGGCGGCGCCGTACGCGTCCGGGGCGACGACACGCTCCAAATGAGCCCCGCGGAACGCCGCAGGCTGGCCGGCCCCGTCCTCTCCATCGTCTTCCAGGACGCCCTCACCGCCCTCAACCCGGTGCAGCCCGTGGGCCGTCAGATCGGCGAACCCTTCCGCATCCACCAGAAACTCTCCCGCCGCCAGGCGCGGGAGAAGGCGATCGAGCTGATGACCCGGGTGGGCATCCCCGAACCGAGGGAGCGGGCCCGGTCCTACCCCCACCAGTTCTCCGGCGGCATGCGGCAGCGGCTGCTCATCGCGATGGCCGTCGCCCTCGCGCCCGACGTGCTCATCGCCGACGAACCCACCACGGCCCTCGACGTGACCGTGCAGGCCCAGATCATGCGGCTGCTGCGCGACCTCCAGGACGAACGGGACATGGCCGTCGTCCTGATCACCCACGACCTCGCCGTGGTCGCCCAGCGAGCCGACGACGTGGTCGTGATGTACGCCGGCACGGTCGTGGAGAACGGACCCGTGCGCGACGTCTTCTCCGCACCCCGCCACCCCTACACGCGGGGCCTGCTCGACTCGGTTCCCGAGGACAGCGTGCGCGGACGGCCGCTGCCCGCCGTCCCCGGCAGCCCGCCCGAGCTGAGCGCGGTGCCCTCCGGCTGCGTCTTCCAGGCCCGCTGCCCGCTGGTACGGGAGCGCTGCGTCCGGGAACGGCCGTCCCTGCGCCCGTCCGGCGACGGCCGTGCGGCCGCCTGTCACTTCTCCGAGGAGCTCGACCGTGCCTGA
- a CDS encoding 5-dehydro-4-deoxyglucarate dehydratase — translation MLEGVLFFPVTPFTATGEVDLAVLHQHVAAGVAAGPGGVFVACGTGEFHALDREEYAAVTRTAVEAAAGRVPVYAGVGGALGLARQFARDAAEAGVDGLLLMPPYLVESPAAGLVAYTRAVGGETDLPLIVYSRANARFDEHSAAEVAQLPTVTGLKDGTGDLDLVARVVPAVRAALAGSGKDFQFFNGMPTAEASQLAYRALGVELYSSAAFAFAPDLSLAFHRAVEEGDTATVDTLQRTFFHPLVRLRRRVPGYAVSLVKAGVTLSGLKAGPVRPPLTPLTADETEELAALVAGARAAIA, via the coding sequence GTGCTCGAAGGCGTTCTCTTCTTCCCCGTCACCCCCTTCACCGCCACCGGCGAGGTCGACCTCGCTGTCCTGCACCAGCACGTGGCCGCCGGTGTGGCCGCCGGGCCCGGCGGGGTGTTCGTCGCGTGCGGGACCGGCGAGTTCCACGCGCTGGACCGCGAGGAGTACGCGGCCGTCACCCGTACCGCCGTCGAGGCGGCCGCGGGACGCGTCCCGGTGTACGCCGGTGTGGGCGGCGCGCTGGGTCTCGCCCGGCAGTTCGCGCGCGACGCGGCCGAGGCCGGCGTGGACGGACTGCTGCTCATGCCCCCCTACCTCGTCGAGTCGCCCGCCGCCGGACTCGTCGCCTACACCCGTGCCGTCGGCGGGGAGACGGACCTCCCGCTGATCGTCTACAGCCGGGCCAACGCCCGCTTCGACGAGCATTCGGCGGCCGAGGTCGCGCAGTTGCCGACCGTGACGGGCCTCAAGGACGGCACGGGCGACCTCGACCTGGTCGCGCGCGTCGTCCCCGCCGTGCGCGCGGCGCTCGCCGGGTCGGGCAAGGACTTCCAGTTCTTCAACGGCATGCCCACCGCCGAGGCCAGCCAACTGGCCTACCGCGCGCTGGGCGTCGAGCTGTACTCGTCGGCCGCGTTCGCGTTCGCGCCGGACCTCTCCCTCGCCTTCCACCGCGCGGTCGAGGAGGGCGACACCGCGACGGTCGACACCCTGCAGCGGACGTTCTTCCATCCCCTGGTACGGCTGCGGCGGCGTGTTCCGGGGTACGCGGTGTCGCTGGTGAAGGCCGGGGTGACGCTGTCCGGGCTCAAGGCCGGTCCGGTCCGCCCGCCGCTGACCCCGCTCACCGCCGACGAGACCGAGGAGCTGGCGGCTCTCGTCGCCGGGGCACGGGCCGCCATCGCCTAG
- a CDS encoding ABC transporter ATP-binding protein, whose amino-acid sequence MPDTRATTATPGPGPQEDAPLLEVRGVTKTFGSGRRRLTALDGVDVRVGRGQTLGLVGESGCGKSTLARVLLGLERPDAGTVRFDGTDPFALRGRELLAWRRRVQMVFQDPFASLNARMSAADLIGEPWRTHRDVVPDAKARERRTRELLSLVGLRASDAHRYPGEFSGGQRQRIGIARALALDPDLIVCDEPVSALDLSVQAQVLNVLSDLRTRLGVTYVFISHDLSVVRYISDRVSVMYLGKVVEHGDTDDVFENPQHPYTAALTSAAPVLDPGRDARRQEIQLQGEIPSPFDIPSGCRFRTRCGRAEDRCATEAPPVVTRDTADGAEPHTALCHFPLEAAATWA is encoded by the coding sequence GTGCCTGACACCCGCGCCACCACCGCCACCCCCGGGCCCGGCCCGCAGGAGGACGCGCCGCTGCTGGAGGTACGAGGGGTCACCAAGACCTTCGGCAGCGGACGGCGCCGGCTGACCGCACTGGACGGGGTGGACGTACGGGTCGGCCGGGGCCAGACCCTCGGACTCGTCGGCGAGTCGGGGTGCGGCAAGTCCACCCTGGCCAGGGTGCTGCTCGGCCTGGAGCGCCCGGACGCGGGCACCGTACGGTTCGACGGAACCGACCCCTTCGCCCTGCGCGGCAGGGAACTGCTGGCCTGGCGGCGCCGGGTGCAGATGGTCTTCCAGGACCCGTTCGCCTCCCTCAACGCGCGCATGTCGGCGGCCGACCTGATCGGCGAACCCTGGCGCACCCACCGGGACGTCGTCCCGGACGCCAAGGCCCGCGAGCGGCGGACCCGCGAACTGCTCTCCCTGGTCGGACTGCGGGCGAGTGACGCCCACCGCTACCCGGGCGAGTTCTCCGGGGGACAGCGCCAGCGCATCGGCATCGCACGCGCGCTGGCCCTGGACCCCGACCTCATCGTGTGCGACGAACCCGTCTCCGCGCTCGACCTGTCGGTGCAGGCGCAGGTGCTGAACGTACTCTCCGACCTGCGGACCCGCCTCGGCGTCACCTACGTGTTCATCTCCCACGACCTCTCCGTGGTGCGCTACATCTCCGACCGGGTGTCGGTGATGTACCTGGGCAAGGTCGTCGAACACGGGGACACGGACGACGTCTTCGAGAACCCCCAGCACCCCTACACGGCCGCGCTGACGTCGGCGGCACCCGTCCTCGACCCCGGCCGCGACGCCCGCCGCCAGGAGATCCAGCTCCAGGGCGAGATCCCCTCGCCCTTCGACATCCCCTCCGGCTGCCGCTTCCGCACCCGGTGCGGGCGGGCCGAGGACCGGTGCGCGACCGAGGCCCCACCCGTCGTGACCCGGGACACGGCCGACGGGGCCGAACCCCACACGGCCCTGTGCCACTTCCCCCTGGAGGCGGCGGCGACGTGGGCCTGA
- a CDS encoding formylglycine-generating enzyme family protein: protein MTSDHRPCCAPAAAPAAPVAPPLSGPAGRARSTRGQVLLPGGVFAMGDAFGEGYPADGETPVHTVRLPPFRIDETAVTNARFAAFVKATGYVTDAEHHGSSAVFHLVVAAASADVLGNAVGAPWWINVRGAHWRRPEGARSDITTRRNHPVVHISWNDATAYARWAGKRLPTEAEWEYAARGGQAGRRYPWGDDLTPGGHWRCNIWQGRFPHVNTEEDGHLTTAPVRSYRANGFGLWNTAGNVWEWCADWFSPTYYSRSPASDPHGPETGTARVLRGGSYLCHDSYCNRYRVAARSSNTPESSSGNLGFRCANDGAPPSS, encoded by the coding sequence ATGACCAGCGATCACCGCCCGTGCTGCGCCCCCGCCGCGGCACCCGCCGCCCCGGTCGCCCCGCCCCTGTCCGGGCCGGCCGGCCGGGCGCGCTCGACGCGGGGGCAGGTGCTGCTGCCGGGCGGTGTGTTCGCGATGGGGGACGCCTTCGGCGAGGGGTATCCGGCCGACGGCGAGACACCGGTGCACACGGTGCGTCTGCCGCCCTTCCGCATCGACGAGACCGCCGTCACCAACGCCCGCTTCGCCGCCTTCGTCAAGGCGACCGGGTATGTGACCGACGCGGAACACCACGGTTCCTCCGCGGTCTTCCACCTCGTGGTCGCCGCCGCGTCCGCTGACGTGCTCGGCAACGCCGTGGGAGCCCCCTGGTGGATCAACGTGCGGGGCGCGCACTGGCGCCGCCCCGAGGGTGCCCGCTCCGACATCACCACCCGGCGGAACCATCCCGTGGTCCACATCTCCTGGAACGACGCCACCGCCTACGCCCGGTGGGCCGGCAAGCGCCTGCCCACCGAGGCCGAGTGGGAGTACGCCGCGCGCGGCGGGCAGGCCGGCCGGCGCTATCCCTGGGGCGACGACCTGACCCCCGGCGGCCACTGGCGCTGCAACATCTGGCAGGGCCGGTTCCCGCACGTCAACACCGAGGAGGACGGCCACCTGACCACGGCCCCGGTCAGGTCCTACCGGGCCAACGGCTTCGGGCTGTGGAACACCGCGGGCAACGTGTGGGAGTGGTGCGCCGACTGGTTCTCGCCGACCTACTACTCCCGGTCGCCCGCGTCGGACCCGCACGGCCCGGAGACCGGGACCGCGCGGGTGCTGCGCGGCGGCTCCTACCTGTGCCACGACTCCTACTGCAACCGCTACCGGGTCGCCGCACGGTCCTCCAACACCCCCGAGTCCTCGTCCGGCAACCTCGGCTTCCGCTGCGCCAACGACGGTGCCCCGCCATCCTCCTAG
- a CDS encoding ABC transporter permease — MTQAETDAAGVTDETPSARDHRPSRWRMLGRDRAAAVGAVVLTLVALVALFGRLFIGDRAQRQDLDASLRPPSLSDGVYGLLGTDVLGRSMVARLIEAAATTLSVAVPAVLCSLAIGSALGLWAGYHGGRRESVAMRVADVILSFPSLLIAVVVLYVFSPSALNLVLILAVTRIPVYLRTARAEAAELRSRLFVDAARTFGTPSHLIIYRHVLPIALPTLLTVATLDFCFVMLTESSLSFLGIGIQPPDVSWGLMVAQGRQYLQTAWWITVLPGLAIVLTTVSATVLAAWARIATDPAQRWRLTLPRKRRPVQAPVPPEMIP, encoded by the coding sequence ATGACCCAGGCAGAGACCGACGCCGCCGGCGTCACGGACGAGACGCCCTCGGCCCGCGACCACCGGCCCAGCCGCTGGCGGATGCTGGGCCGGGACCGGGCCGCGGCCGTCGGCGCCGTCGTCCTCACCCTGGTCGCCCTCGTGGCCCTCTTCGGCCGGCTGTTCATCGGCGACCGTGCCCAGCGCCAGGACCTCGACGCCTCACTGCGGCCACCGTCCCTGAGCGACGGCGTGTACGGGCTGCTGGGCACCGACGTCCTCGGCCGCAGCATGGTGGCCCGGCTGATCGAGGCCGCGGCGACCACCCTGTCCGTCGCCGTACCCGCCGTTTTGTGCTCCCTCGCGATCGGCTCCGCCCTCGGACTGTGGGCCGGCTACCACGGCGGCCGCCGCGAGAGCGTCGCCATGCGGGTCGCCGACGTGATCCTCAGCTTCCCCTCCCTGCTGATCGCGGTGGTGGTGCTGTACGTCTTCTCGCCCAGCGCGCTCAACCTCGTGCTGATCCTGGCCGTGACCCGCATCCCGGTGTACCTGCGCACCGCGCGGGCGGAGGCGGCGGAACTGCGCAGCAGACTGTTCGTCGACGCCGCCCGCACCTTCGGCACCCCCAGCCACCTGATCATCTACCGGCACGTCCTGCCGATCGCCCTGCCCACGCTGCTGACCGTGGCCACCCTCGACTTCTGCTTCGTGATGCTCACCGAGTCGTCGCTGAGTTTCCTCGGCATCGGAATCCAGCCCCCGGACGTCAGTTGGGGCCTCATGGTGGCCCAGGGCCGGCAGTACCTCCAGACCGCCTGGTGGATCACCGTGCTGCCCGGCCTCGCCATCGTCCTGACGACCGTGTCCGCGACGGTGCTCGCCGCCTGGGCCCGCATCGCCACCGACCCGGCCCAGCGCTGGCGGCTGACGCTGCCCAGGAAGCGCCGCCCCGTCCAGGCCCCCGTACCGCCGGAGATGATCCCGTGA
- a CDS encoding ABC transporter permease has translation MIPFLRKRVLSSAVPLVCVVLGVFFLARMTGNPVDLYLPLSATPEQRAEFSAAQGFDLSIPTQLWNYLVDAAHFDFGTSLRTGQPAGSMVLDAFPVTLQLAGVTMLLALTGAVLVGSLAAYRPNSLIDRIASLLSMTAASIPDFWFAIMGVLVFGVSLGLLPTSGTLGGPEIWVLPIATLLIRPFGVLVQVVRGSMVTALSAPYVKIARGKGATPRRVVFGHALRNAVTPVLTVAGDLAVGLVNGAVVVETIFGWPGIGKLMIDSILQRDFAVLQAAVLMTAVTIFALNILVDVCHALTDPRVRQAVPA, from the coding sequence ATGATCCCGTTCCTGCGCAAACGCGTCCTCTCCAGCGCCGTCCCCCTGGTCTGCGTCGTCCTCGGCGTGTTCTTCCTGGCCCGGATGACCGGCAACCCCGTCGACCTCTACCTCCCCCTGAGCGCCACCCCCGAGCAGCGCGCGGAGTTCTCCGCCGCGCAGGGCTTCGACCTGTCCATCCCCACGCAACTGTGGAACTACCTCGTCGACGCCGCCCACTTCGACTTCGGCACCTCCCTGCGGACGGGGCAGCCCGCCGGCTCGATGGTGCTCGACGCCTTCCCCGTCACCCTGCAACTCGCCGGCGTCACCATGCTGCTGGCCCTCACCGGAGCCGTCCTGGTCGGCAGCCTCGCGGCCTACCGCCCCAACTCCCTGATCGACAGGATCGCCAGCCTGCTGTCCATGACGGCCGCCAGCATCCCCGACTTCTGGTTCGCCATCATGGGCGTCCTGGTCTTCGGCGTGAGCCTCGGCCTGCTCCCGACCTCAGGCACGCTCGGCGGCCCGGAGATCTGGGTGCTGCCCATCGCGACCCTGCTCATCCGCCCCTTCGGCGTCCTGGTGCAGGTGGTCCGCGGCAGCATGGTCACCGCACTGTCCGCGCCCTACGTCAAGATCGCCCGGGGCAAGGGCGCCACCCCCCGGCGCGTCGTCTTCGGCCACGCCCTGCGCAACGCCGTGACGCCGGTACTGACCGTGGCCGGCGACCTGGCGGTGGGGCTGGTCAACGGCGCGGTCGTCGTCGAGACGATCTTCGGCTGGCCCGGTATCGGCAAGCTCATGATCGACTCCATCCTCCAGCGCGACTTCGCGGTCCTCCAGGCGGCCGTGCTGATGACCGCCGTGACGATCTTCGCGCTGAACATCCTCGTCGACGTCTGCCACGCGCTGACCGACCCCCGAGTGCGTCAGGCGGTGCCGGCGTGA
- a CDS encoding ABC transporter substrate-binding protein — MLLAGVVLLSSGCAVAGSAGGDTGRADGRTLRVVLTQEPPTLEPCEASLTGTGVVVRSNITEPLVERDPTSGELNPLLATGWKQTAPRTWTFDIRSGVTFQNGAPFTAEDAAFSIDRAVNSDLACNVEGYVFGDDDLEVDAVNDSRLTVTTEQPDPILPLRLSFVEVVPRTTDPKAKVRVPVGTGPYAVTSWKPGAAISLNRNDRYWGEAPAFARARYVWRSDASVRAAMIDKDEAEIAVALDPMEAEKDTTAAYPNNETTALRLDGREAPLDDIRVRRAIDLAVDREGIVDALLGGLAEPAGQLVPPGVVGHNDAIEPTRQNVTEARALVREAAADGVPTGRRITLVARNGMFSGVSETAEALQYQMQQIGLNVKVRMADTATHLQYQLRPLPEDVGPVALLIMHGNQAGDAGFTTSQYLLADGPQSTFGTEALDERVADAGALSGGARQKAFADLLAEQNESVVQYAHLAHMSGLLGLSRSIRYRPDSATGDELRLADVHPAEGAKH, encoded by the coding sequence ATGCTGCTGGCGGGCGTCGTACTCCTGTCCAGCGGGTGTGCCGTGGCAGGCAGCGCGGGCGGCGACACCGGCCGCGCCGACGGCCGCACCCTGCGGGTGGTGCTCACCCAGGAACCGCCGACCCTGGAACCCTGCGAGGCATCACTGACCGGCACCGGCGTGGTGGTCCGGTCCAACATCACCGAACCGCTGGTGGAACGAGATCCCACCTCCGGTGAGCTGAACCCCCTGCTGGCGACCGGCTGGAAGCAGACCGCCCCCCGCACCTGGACCTTCGACATCCGCTCCGGCGTGACCTTCCAGAACGGCGCGCCCTTCACCGCCGAGGACGCCGCCTTCTCCATCGACCGGGCGGTCAACTCCGACCTCGCCTGCAACGTCGAGGGCTACGTCTTCGGCGACGACGACCTCGAAGTGGACGCGGTGAACGACAGCAGACTGACCGTCACCACCGAACAGCCGGACCCCATCCTGCCGCTGCGCCTGAGCTTCGTGGAGGTGGTGCCCCGCACGACGGACCCGAAGGCCAAGGTCCGCGTCCCGGTCGGTACCGGCCCCTACGCGGTGACGTCCTGGAAGCCGGGGGCGGCCATCTCCCTCAACCGCAACGACCGCTACTGGGGCGAGGCTCCCGCCTTCGCACGGGCCCGCTACGTCTGGCGCAGCGACGCCAGTGTCCGCGCCGCCATGATCGACAAGGACGAGGCGGAGATCGCCGTCGCCCTCGACCCGATGGAGGCGGAGAAGGACACGACGGCCGCCTACCCCAACAACGAGACGACCGCGCTGCGGCTGGACGGCCGCGAGGCCCCGCTCGACGACATCAGGGTGCGCCGGGCGATCGACCTGGCCGTGGACCGCGAGGGCATCGTCGACGCGCTCCTCGGCGGACTCGCCGAACCGGCCGGCCAACTCGTGCCGCCCGGCGTGGTGGGTCACAACGACGCGATCGAACCGACCCGGCAGAACGTCACCGAGGCCCGCGCCCTGGTGCGCGAGGCGGCGGCCGACGGAGTGCCCACCGGCCGCCGGATCACCCTGGTCGCCCGCAACGGCATGTTCTCAGGGGTGTCGGAGACCGCCGAGGCGCTCCAGTACCAGATGCAGCAGATCGGTCTGAACGTGAAGGTACGCATGGCCGACACCGCCACCCACCTCCAGTACCAGCTCCGCCCGCTGCCCGAGGACGTCGGCCCGGTCGCCCTGCTGATCATGCACGGCAACCAGGCCGGTGACGCGGGCTTCACCACCAGCCAGTACCTGCTCGCCGACGGCCCCCAGTCCACGTTCGGCACCGAGGCGCTGGACGAACGCGTCGCCGACGCGGGCGCCCTGTCCGGCGGCGCACGGCAGAAGGCCTTCGCCGACCTGCTCGCCGAGCAGAACGAGAGCGTCGTCCAGTACGCCCATCTCGCCCACATGAGCGGCCTGCTCGGCCTGTCCCGGTCGATCCGCTACCGACCCGACTCCGCCACCGGAGACGAACTCCGGCTGGCCGATGTCCACCCGGCCGAGGGGGCGAAGCACTGA
- a CDS encoding glucarate dehydratase family protein: MGMRAGTSERIVDVTVTPVAFRDPPLLNSVGVHEPYALRTVVEITTESGVSGIGETYGGTLHLERLRRTAGELAGMEVWSLNDLIARTTRALGTDTAGGDGMAGMVTGSSTVDRVMSPFDVACLDIQGKLVGRPVSDLLGGAVRPAVPYSAYLFYKWAGHPGQEDDDWGAALDPAGLVEQAHRMIDTYGFSSIKLKGGVFPPDEEIAAIRALRAAFPDHPLRLDPNAVWSPETSLRVARELDGVLQYLEDPTAGIDGMASVAARTDTPLATNMCVVSFDDLAPAVARDAVGIVLSDHHFWGGLRRCGRLSAICDAFGLGLSMHSNSHLGISLAAMTHLAAATPRLTYACDTHWPWKRPDEDVVDPTPLRFGEGSLAVPTGPGLGVELDRDALARLHRQYLDCGLRDRDDTGCMRRVDPSFSTKTPRW, from the coding sequence ATGGGTATGCGGGCAGGCACCTCCGAACGCATCGTCGACGTCACGGTGACCCCCGTGGCCTTCCGCGACCCTCCCCTGCTCAACTCGGTGGGTGTGCACGAGCCCTACGCCCTGCGCACCGTCGTGGAGATCACCACGGAGAGCGGCGTCAGCGGCATCGGGGAGACCTACGGCGGCACCCTGCACCTGGAACGGCTCCGCCGCACCGCCGGTGAACTGGCCGGCATGGAGGTCTGGAGCCTCAACGACCTGATCGCCCGCACCACCCGGGCGCTGGGCACCGACACCGCGGGCGGCGACGGCATGGCCGGGATGGTCACCGGCAGCAGCACCGTGGACCGGGTCATGTCGCCCTTCGACGTCGCGTGCCTGGACATCCAGGGCAAGCTCGTGGGCCGGCCGGTCAGCGACCTGCTGGGCGGTGCCGTACGCCCGGCGGTCCCCTACAGCGCGTACCTCTTCTACAAGTGGGCCGGACACCCCGGCCAGGAGGACGACGACTGGGGCGCGGCGCTCGATCCGGCGGGCCTGGTCGAGCAGGCCCACCGGATGATCGACACGTACGGCTTCTCCTCCATCAAGCTCAAGGGCGGAGTCTTCCCGCCGGACGAGGAGATCGCGGCGATCAGGGCGCTGCGCGCGGCCTTCCCGGACCATCCGCTGCGTCTGGACCCCAACGCCGTGTGGAGCCCGGAGACCTCACTGCGCGTCGCCCGCGAACTGGACGGCGTACTGCAGTACCTGGAGGACCCGACGGCCGGGATCGACGGCATGGCGTCGGTGGCGGCACGCACGGACACGCCGCTGGCGACCAACATGTGTGTGGTCTCCTTCGACGACCTGGCGCCGGCCGTGGCCCGGGACGCGGTGGGCATCGTGCTCTCCGACCACCACTTCTGGGGCGGCCTGCGGCGCTGCGGCCGGCTCTCCGCGATCTGCGACGCCTTCGGGCTCGGCCTGTCCATGCACTCCAACTCGCACCTCGGCATCAGCCTCGCCGCGATGACCCACCTCGCGGCGGCCACACCGCGGCTCACCTACGCGTGCGACACCCACTGGCCGTGGAAACGCCCCGACGAGGACGTGGTCGACCCGACGCCGCTGCGGTTCGGCGAGGGCTCACTCGCGGTACCCACGGGTCCGGGCCTGGGCGTGGAGCTGGACCGGGACGCGCTCGCCCGGCTGCACCGCCAGTACCTCGACTGCGGACTGCGCGACCGGGACGACACCGGCTGCATGCGCCGCGTCGATCCGTCCTTCTCGACCAAGACTCCCAGGTGGTGA